A genomic segment from Pediococcus acidilactici encodes:
- a CDS encoding exopolysaccharide biosynthesis polyprenyl glycosylphosphotransferase yields MPKYLKWGLIILFFPISLSYYAYRWSKDRLWAKSNYPRVFSGLTVWAIWLMLLVIAQSTSFATAVSLLGFAGLISFVIALIIDLFHKKSARSAIVPVILSAVLFVGAAQFIPDTESSSSAAQVESTHVVHKVARSDQKDYQAAKAKHAALVAQLKKVKHENATLASEKAEATTAIATSKAKREEASSRSAAASIAAAARAESESKAAAASFKKAAQAQQKAAAAQSRAAAQQSRQAARQQSAAQANDDEGDTYTGTAQDIIGNVNSHIYHVPGQAGYHMNSANAVHFHSEAEAQAAGYRKALR; encoded by the coding sequence ATGCCAAAGTACCTAAAATGGGGATTAATCATCCTCTTTTTTCCAATTTCATTGAGTTATTATGCCTACCGGTGGAGTAAAGACCGCCTTTGGGCAAAAAGTAATTATCCACGAGTCTTTTCGGGACTAACCGTCTGGGCAATTTGGCTGATGCTTTTAGTGATCGCCCAAAGTACATCCTTTGCCACTGCCGTATCATTACTGGGGTTTGCTGGTTTGATTTCATTCGTAATTGCCCTGATTATTGATTTATTTCATAAGAAATCAGCCCGGTCCGCAATTGTTCCCGTAATTTTGAGTGCCGTTTTATTTGTGGGAGCAGCGCAGTTTATCCCGGATACGGAGTCTAGTTCATCCGCTGCTCAAGTAGAAAGCACCCACGTGGTCCACAAAGTGGCGCGCAGTGACCAAAAAGATTACCAAGCCGCTAAGGCAAAGCACGCCGCACTCGTTGCCCAACTAAAAAAGGTTAAGCACGAGAACGCAACCTTAGCTAGTGAGAAAGCGGAGGCCACCACCGCAATCGCCACTTCCAAAGCCAAGCGCGAAGAAGCTTCCTCACGCTCGGCCGCGGCAAGCATAGCAGCCGCAGCACGCGCCGAGAGTGAAAGTAAGGCAGCCGCGGCCTCATTTAAAAAGGCGGCCCAAGCACAACAAAAAGCGGCCGCAGCGCAAAGTCGGGCCGCTGCCCAACAAAGTCGCCAGGCCGCTCGGCAACAATCCGCAGCACAAGCAAATGATGACGAAGGCGATACATACACCGGAACCGCTCAGGACATTATTGGTAACGTTAATTCCCACATTTACCACGTCCCTGGGCAAGCTGGTTACCACATGAATTCAGCTAACGCAGTTCACTTCCATTCCGAAGCGGAAGCCCAAGCTGCAGGTTATCGAAAGGCGTTGAGATAA
- a CDS encoding CopY/TcrY family copper transport repressor — protein sequence MENTATELSGAEWEIMRIVWTLGEAKSTEIVHLMQQSKKWTASTIKTLLRRLVAKGALRTERLGRKFIYHPTIAEKQAMEATTTELFDHMCNMKKGQVITNLVAQTTLSKQDISNLQELLQQKASTAPEKVECNCLPETDCDETCTMKEGD from the coding sequence ATGGAAAATACCGCAACGGAACTTAGCGGCGCCGAATGGGAAATTATGCGGATTGTTTGGACGCTCGGCGAGGCGAAGAGCACGGAAATTGTTCACTTGATGCAGCAATCAAAAAAGTGGACGGCTTCCACCATCAAAACGCTATTACGCCGGTTAGTGGCCAAGGGCGCGTTGCGTACCGAACGGCTGGGTCGGAAGTTTATTTACCATCCCACCATTGCCGAAAAACAGGCGATGGAGGCAACGACCACCGAGCTCTTTGACCACATGTGCAACATGAAGAAGGGGCAGGTAATCACCAATTTAGTTGCCCAGACTACCTTAAGTAAGCAGGATATTAGCAATTTACAGGAGTTATTGCAACAAAAAGCCTCCACCGCGCCAGAAAAGGTGGAATGCAATTGCCTTCCGGAAACGGATTGTGACGAAACTTGCACCATGAAAGAGGGGGATTAG
- a CDS encoding cupredoxin domain-containing protein, whose protein sequence is MMTRLIVLIVGLALIGFIVWWFFGKHEAQSEVAEVTGDTQTVDVEVNGGYSPEKIVLKKGVPAVLNFTRKDPSSCLDRVVFADFGINQALPQNQTVPIKIDTSKAGEYPWACGMDMFHGKVEVK, encoded by the coding sequence ATGATGACGAGATTGATTGTTTTAATAGTAGGATTAGCGCTAATTGGTTTTATCGTTTGGTGGTTCTTCGGTAAACACGAAGCCCAATCGGAAGTGGCGGAAGTTACTGGCGATACCCAGACGGTTGATGTAGAAGTCAACGGGGGTTATTCTCCCGAAAAGATTGTTTTGAAAAAGGGCGTTCCGGCAGTTCTAAACTTTACCCGGAAGGATCCGTCAAGCTGTTTGGACCGGGTGGTTTTCGCGGACTTTGGGATTAACCAAGCCTTACCGCAAAACCAAACCGTGCCAATCAAAATCGATACCAGCAAGGCTGGCGAATATCCGTGGGCATGCGGAATGGATATGTTCCATGGCAAAGTCGAAGTTAAATAG
- a CDS encoding cupredoxin domain-containing protein — MKEQMQVVDVTVAGGYQPAEVHFQKGVPAQINFRRTSPQGCLDVVHSPQLGFEEQLPLDETKSVTVNTDHAGEFPFSCGMDMFSGKVVIE; from the coding sequence ATGAAAGAGCAAATGCAAGTTGTTGACGTTACGGTTGCCGGTGGTTATCAACCGGCCGAAGTGCATTTCCAAAAGGGAGTTCCCGCACAAATTAACTTTCGGCGGACCAGCCCACAAGGTTGTTTGGACGTGGTGCATTCTCCGCAACTAGGTTTTGAAGAGCAGTTACCGCTTGACGAAACCAAGTCGGTCACCGTCAATACGGACCACGCGGGGGAATTCCCGTTTAGCTGTGGAATGGACATGTTTAGCGGGAAAGTGGTGATTGAGTAA
- a CDS encoding copper-translocating P-type ATPase gives MKITTRFWISLIFSLPMLLEMILKPWGFMLPGGHWTMLALTTVVMALSARPFAQSAWASFKKHHSNMDTLVAIGTATAYFYSIYAMITGQAVFFESAAFVTTFVLLGQVFEEKMRNNASEAVEKLVNLQAKEAEVLRNGKYVKVPLSEVAVGDQIRVRPGEKIAVDGVIESGSSTIDESMVTGESMPVTKKAGDHVIGSTINNTGTFVFKASKVGNDTMLAQIVELVKKAQNSHAPIQNLTDRVSDIFVPVVLILAIATFLVWYVFLGATLAHALIFAVSVVVIACPCALGLATPTALMVGTGRGAKMGILIKNGEVLEKVNEVKTIIFDKTGTVTNGTPEVTDVVGDRDQVLRVAASLEQSSEHPLATAITKAAQKADIAPAPVTNFTAVEGKGVKAQLNGKTALVGNEKLLDDLAIDEQWQNAMMDLQKAAKTVVVVALDNRVMGLIAIQDAPKPTSKAAIAELKAQGLQPVMLTGDNHVVAKAIARQVGIDTVIAEVLPRDKAERVKNFQKTGKVAFVGDGINDAPALSTADVGIAMGSGTDIAIESGGIVLVKNDLRDVAKALELSRKTFNRIKLNLFWAFIYNVLGIPVAAGVFYLAGIILSPELAGLAMAFSSLSVVTSSVLLNRTKIAPKSATA, from the coding sequence ATGAAGATTACAACTCGTTTTTGGATTTCGTTAATTTTTTCGTTACCAATGTTGCTCGAAATGATCTTAAAACCATGGGGGTTCATGCTTCCCGGTGGCCACTGGACAATGTTAGCCTTAACCACCGTGGTTATGGCGTTGTCCGCCCGCCCATTTGCGCAAAGTGCGTGGGCCTCGTTTAAAAAACACCATTCCAACATGGATACGCTGGTGGCAATCGGGACCGCGACGGCGTACTTCTACAGCATTTACGCGATGATTACCGGCCAAGCGGTCTTCTTTGAAAGTGCGGCATTCGTTACCACCTTCGTCCTATTGGGCCAAGTTTTTGAAGAAAAAATGCGGAACAATGCTTCGGAAGCGGTCGAAAAGCTGGTTAATTTGCAAGCTAAGGAAGCCGAAGTGCTCCGCAACGGAAAGTACGTCAAGGTGCCGCTCAGCGAAGTGGCCGTGGGCGACCAGATTCGGGTACGGCCGGGCGAAAAGATTGCCGTTGACGGAGTGATTGAATCGGGTTCCTCGACGATTGACGAATCAATGGTGACGGGGGAAAGCATGCCGGTAACTAAAAAGGCTGGCGACCACGTGATTGGCTCGACGATTAATAACACCGGGACCTTCGTCTTTAAAGCTAGCAAAGTTGGCAACGACACCATGTTGGCGCAAATTGTTGAATTGGTGAAGAAGGCCCAAAACAGCCATGCTCCAATCCAGAATTTGACCGACCGGGTTTCCGATATTTTCGTGCCGGTGGTCTTGATCTTGGCAATCGCGACTTTCTTAGTATGGTACGTCTTTCTCGGGGCTACGCTAGCCCACGCGTTGATCTTCGCGGTTTCGGTCGTGGTAATTGCGTGTCCATGTGCCCTTGGTTTGGCAACCCCCACGGCGTTAATGGTCGGTACTGGCCGGGGTGCTAAGATGGGAATTTTAATCAAAAACGGTGAAGTTTTGGAAAAGGTCAACGAAGTTAAAACCATTATCTTTGATAAGACCGGCACGGTTACTAACGGTACTCCGGAAGTGACCGACGTGGTTGGCGACCGTGACCAGGTTTTACGGGTGGCAGCTAGCCTCGAACAATCTTCCGAACATCCCTTAGCGACCGCAATCACTAAGGCGGCGCAAAAAGCGGACATCGCTCCGGCTCCGGTCACTAACTTTACGGCCGTGGAAGGCAAGGGTGTAAAAGCGCAGCTAAACGGCAAAACTGCTTTAGTAGGGAACGAAAAGTTATTGGATGACCTTGCCATCGACGAGCAGTGGCAAAATGCGATGATGGATTTACAAAAGGCGGCGAAAACGGTGGTCGTGGTGGCACTAGACAACCGGGTGATGGGTTTAATTGCCATCCAAGACGCACCCAAGCCCACTTCTAAGGCGGCCATTGCCGAATTAAAGGCCCAAGGGTTACAACCAGTCATGCTAACCGGGGATAACCACGTGGTGGCCAAGGCGATTGCGCGGCAGGTCGGCATCGACACGGTAATTGCCGAAGTCCTTCCACGGGATAAGGCCGAACGGGTAAAGAATTTCCAAAAGACCGGCAAGGTTGCCTTCGTCGGGGATGGTATCAATGACGCTCCCGCGTTGAGTACCGCAGACGTCGGAATCGCAATGGGTTCCGGAACCGACATTGCAATTGAGTCTGGTGGCATTGTACTAGTGAAAAACGATTTGCGTGACGTTGCAAAAGCGTTGGAATTGAGCCGCAAGACCTTTAACCGGATTAAGTTAAACCTCTTCTGGGCGTTCATTTACAACGTTCTGGGGATTCCGGTGGCGGCCGGCGTTTTCTACCTCGCTGGAATTATCCTCAGTCCTGAATTAGCAGGCTTAGCAATGGCGTTTAGTTCACTATCCGTAGTTACGAGTTCGGTACTCTTGAACCGGACGAAAATTGCGCCGAAGTCGGCGACGGCATAA
- a CDS encoding VanZ family protein produces MFIIKYIPFLGLALVIVIGCLIAYERRPSLDRAVVFGSLAVYLVCVAWLLFTPGQYFFDPYAYYARYFYWHHAKIIYYPSALRSMGSYMNIVMTIPAGVYLGILFHRHLNWLGVILCAGLVGIFNEGNQLILDMIINIQRTVDITDVLTNATGVVIGYLAFYFLVRPWLKNTSFA; encoded by the coding sequence ATGTTTATTATTAAGTACATCCCTTTTCTTGGCCTCGCGTTAGTCATTGTGATTGGCTGTTTGATTGCTTACGAACGTCGCCCTTCGCTGGACCGGGCCGTAGTTTTTGGTAGTTTAGCGGTGTACCTGGTTTGTGTAGCGTGGCTCTTATTCACCCCCGGACAATACTTCTTTGATCCGTACGCGTATTACGCCCGCTACTTCTACTGGCACCACGCTAAAATCATTTACTACCCTTCGGCATTGCGCTCGATGGGCTCGTACATGAACATCGTAATGACGATTCCAGCTGGCGTTTACCTCGGAATTTTATTCCACCGGCACCTAAATTGGCTGGGCGTAATTCTCTGCGCAGGCCTAGTCGGGATTTTCAACGAAGGTAACCAACTAATTTTGGACATGATCATTAACATCCAACGTACCGTGGACATTACCGACGTCCTCACCAACGCGACTGGAGTAGTGATTGGCTACCTTGCCTTTTACTTCTTGGTTCGTCCGTGGTTGAAGAATACTAGTTTTGCCTAA
- a CDS encoding amino acid permease, whose translation MNNSSSKQLQKNIGLFAAFSTVMGTVIGAGVFFKVASVTASTQSAGLSLLAWLAGGILTICGGLTSAELAAAIPVTGGAIKYLEASYGKLTGFLMGWAQTLIYFPANIAALSIIFSTQLINLLHLSNSLLVPIAMLCGASVTGVNLLGAKHGARLQSIALIAKLIPLVVIVIWGLGSSSPVHLSLLPANSHFSQTLTGFSGGLLATLFAYDGWLGIGAIAGEMKNPKRDLPLAIGLGLTGIMVVYLVINFIFLRTLPIHELAGNLNAASVAATHLLGNLGGKLVTIGILISVYGALNGYTMTGIRVPYAMALENSLPFSRALRRLSRTSVPYVAGLLQLVIALLMISVGSFDLLTDMLIFVMWIFNVLIFYAVIKLRHTQPELERPYRVPLYPLLPIVAILGGAFVLVMTIINQPVLAITGIIITLLGIPVFLATNRANR comes from the coding sequence ATGAATAATTCAAGTTCAAAACAGCTGCAAAAAAACATCGGTTTATTTGCAGCTTTTTCAACCGTAATGGGCACGGTAATCGGCGCGGGAGTCTTCTTTAAAGTAGCCAGCGTCACCGCCAGTACCCAATCCGCGGGGCTTAGTTTACTAGCTTGGCTAGCGGGGGGAATCTTGACTATTTGCGGTGGACTAACCAGTGCCGAACTTGCCGCAGCCATCCCCGTGACCGGAGGCGCAATTAAGTATCTCGAAGCCAGTTACGGCAAACTGACCGGTTTTTTAATGGGCTGGGCACAAACCTTGATCTATTTTCCGGCTAACATTGCCGCCCTTTCGATCATCTTCAGCACCCAGTTAATTAATTTATTGCACTTATCCAATAGTCTTTTGGTCCCCATCGCCATGCTTTGTGGTGCGTCGGTCACCGGAGTTAACCTGCTGGGCGCTAAGCACGGGGCGCGGTTACAATCGATTGCCCTGATTGCCAAATTAATTCCCTTAGTCGTGATCGTTATTTGGGGACTGGGTTCCAGTAGTCCGGTGCACCTTAGCCTGCTGCCAGCAAACAGTCACTTTTCCCAAACCTTAACCGGATTTAGCGGCGGCTTGCTAGCTACCCTATTTGCTTACGACGGATGGCTTGGAATTGGCGCAATTGCTGGCGAAATGAAAAATCCCAAGCGTGACTTACCCTTGGCAATTGGACTAGGTCTTACCGGGATTATGGTGGTCTACTTGGTGATTAACTTTATCTTTTTGCGAACCTTACCAATCCACGAGCTTGCTGGCAACCTTAACGCTGCATCCGTCGCGGCCACCCACCTGCTAGGTAACCTCGGTGGTAAATTAGTTACCATCGGAATTTTAATTTCGGTATATGGCGCACTAAATGGCTATACGATGACTGGAATCCGGGTACCTTACGCAATGGCTTTAGAAAATTCGTTGCCATTTAGTCGGGCGTTACGCCGCCTTTCCCGAACCAGCGTGCCCTACGTAGCCGGTCTATTACAATTAGTAATCGCCCTTTTGATGATCAGCGTGGGTTCTTTTGACTTATTAACCGACATGTTAATTTTTGTAATGTGGATTTTTAACGTTTTAATCTTTTACGCGGTGATTAAGTTACGCCACACCCAACCTGAATTAGAACGACCATACCGGGTGCCACTTTATCCGCTATTGCCAATTGTGGCGATCCTCGGTGGGGCTTTCGTATTGGTCATGACCATTATCAACCAACCGGTTCTAGCAATTACCGGAATTATTATAACTTTGTTAGGAATCCCCGTATTTCTTGCGACCAATCGTGCTAATCGTTAA
- a CDS encoding 1,4-beta-N-acetylmuramidase, with amino-acid sequence MKQNLRAAQRPRFAKAAVKRQRRLILSIVVALALIIAGGWAIFLHVQQQEQRVLSPYSIRGCVIDQEDGIVNFQDLTKQKVKFVYLNATTGATYFDDSFNTNYDRLRATNLKVGVVHNFSFEKSAVKQLRFISRKVKSNTGQLPVVIRVSYYGDDTAEKVDWKKQGPILADLVRQLANYYGQPVVIKTTPEIRRQLYPKYVKQSRFWLEAEKAQKADQHVEFVEYDDQQTFKTDHRKIDLPVSYFNGDRREWQKY; translated from the coding sequence ATGAAACAAAATCTGCGCGCGGCTCAGCGTCCCCGGTTTGCAAAAGCAGCCGTTAAACGACAGCGTCGGCTGATTCTTTCCATCGTAGTCGCGCTAGCGCTGATAATTGCGGGAGGCTGGGCAATCTTTTTGCACGTCCAACAGCAAGAACAACGGGTCCTTTCGCCATATTCGATCCGTGGATGCGTGATTGACCAAGAAGACGGCATTGTTAATTTTCAAGACCTAACTAAGCAAAAAGTTAAATTTGTTTATTTAAACGCCACGACCGGCGCCACTTATTTTGATGATTCGTTCAACACGAACTACGACCGTTTACGAGCTACCAACCTTAAAGTCGGGGTGGTGCATAACTTTAGTTTTGAAAAAAGCGCGGTTAAGCAGCTCCGCTTTATTAGTCGGAAGGTGAAAAGCAATACCGGACAATTACCAGTGGTGATTCGGGTGAGTTACTATGGGGATGATACGGCGGAAAAGGTAGACTGGAAAAAACAGGGGCCAATCTTAGCTGATTTAGTGCGCCAATTAGCGAATTACTACGGTCAACCGGTGGTAATTAAAACCACCCCGGAAATTCGGCGGCAATTGTACCCTAAGTACGTTAAGCAAAGTCGCTTCTGGCTAGAAGCGGAGAAAGCCCAGAAGGCCGATCAGCACGTGGAGTTTGTTGAATATGATGACCAGCAAACGTTTAAAACTGACCACCGGAAAATTGATTTACCAGTGTCTTACTTTAATGGGGACCGACGGGAATGGCAAAAATATTAG
- a CDS encoding DUF4828 domain-containing protein, producing the protein MNWQKTALGDLFSLIRFDSKKTDKTEETVSPFFFAGTWLYHEPNTNREHELKILPNYDVYLDGKLLKTVVEDLDSYRITFIDRFGYHLVVKANEYRPISVYDEANNETYAIVDAEKEPEDHPEAEE; encoded by the coding sequence ATGAACTGGCAAAAAACAGCACTTGGTGACCTTTTTTCATTAATTCGTTTCGATTCTAAAAAAACCGATAAAACTGAAGAAACCGTCAGTCCGTTTTTCTTTGCCGGGACCTGGTTGTACCACGAGCCCAATACTAACCGCGAACACGAATTAAAAATTTTACCTAATTACGACGTCTACCTCGACGGTAAGTTGTTGAAAACGGTGGTGGAAGATTTAGATAGTTATCGAATTACTTTTATCGACCGTTTTGGCTACCACCTCGTCGTCAAGGCGAACGAATACCGCCCCATCAGCGTATACGATGAGGCGAACAACGAAACATACGCAATTGTTGATGCAGAAAAAGAGCCCGAGGATCACCCTGAAGCAGAGGAGTGA
- a CDS encoding Gfo/Idh/MocA family oxidoreductase, with the protein MIKFGIIGTNWITQQYVDAAHASKEWKLTAVYSRTLEKAHEFGDKNGATKLYDQITDLVNDDEVDAVYIASPNSLHFAQAKQVLEADKVAVVEKPIVANPTEWMALDKVLKEHPQAKLFEAARHIHEPNFKAITQKIAEMDEIQGATLTYAKYSSRFDSYLAGNETNIFSLKFAGGALQDLGVYLAYDAMVWFGMPDEVAYFNQKLRTGADGKGIAILRYPEYDVVLNVGKNVNSEIGSEIYGLKDTIVMDNAAELNRVEYLNASGDKELISTTPDDNPMIAEATDFARVINHPDDPENQKDYQEWLTLSRNVNKLLYNLRQNGKIYFTNEKEED; encoded by the coding sequence ATGATTAAATTTGGAATTATTGGAACTAATTGGATCACCCAGCAGTATGTGGATGCTGCCCATGCTAGCAAAGAATGGAAATTGACAGCGGTTTATTCGCGGACTCTCGAGAAGGCACACGAGTTTGGGGATAAGAATGGGGCAACTAAGCTTTATGACCAAATCACTGACTTGGTTAACGATGACGAAGTTGATGCTGTTTACATTGCCTCACCAAACAGCTTGCACTTTGCCCAAGCGAAACAAGTGCTAGAAGCTGACAAAGTGGCGGTGGTGGAAAAACCAATCGTTGCTAACCCAACCGAATGGATGGCGTTGGACAAAGTTTTAAAGGAGCATCCGCAAGCTAAACTATTCGAAGCGGCTCGCCACATTCACGAGCCAAACTTTAAGGCGATTACCCAAAAGATTGCCGAAATGGACGAAATTCAAGGTGCAACGTTGACTTACGCGAAGTATTCTAGTCGTTTCGACAGTTACTTAGCGGGCAACGAAACGAACATCTTCTCGCTGAAGTTTGCGGGAGGGGCCCTGCAAGATTTAGGTGTTTATCTTGCGTACGACGCGATGGTTTGGTTTGGGATGCCGGACGAAGTGGCGTACTTTAATCAAAAGCTACGGACCGGCGCCGATGGCAAGGGAATCGCAATTTTACGCTACCCAGAATATGACGTGGTTTTAAATGTTGGAAAGAATGTTAATTCGGAAATTGGTTCCGAAATTTACGGATTGAAAGACACGATTGTGATGGATAACGCGGCTGAACTAAACCGGGTTGAATATTTGAATGCATCAGGAGACAAGGAATTGATTAGCACAACTCCGGATGACAACCCGATGATTGCTGAAGCAACCGACTTTGCACGGGTAATTAACCACCCGGACGATCCCGAAAACCAAAAAGATTACCAAGAATGGCTAACTTTGAGTCGAAACGTCAATAAGTTGCTCTACAACCTCCGGCAAAATGGTAAGATATACTTTACCAATGAAAAAGAAGAGGACTAA
- a CDS encoding DEAD/DEAH box helicase, with the protein MNDLFQQHFQEKGFKQLTLIQERVAEPLRAGEAVLGLSPTGSGKTLAFALPLMEKVIPGNGPQLLVLAPSQELAIQTTDVFREWASLINLKTTSITGGANVQRQIERLKKKKPEIIVGTPGRVLTLINERHLKVKDIQSLVIDEADEILTGEALEDVRQIEDQLPSDVQLSFFSATNDLAIDDLQTWFGVTPQVIDVRAEDQTRGAVQHGWITASPKNKPQILRQLSRVKKFQGLVFFNHVATMEKITALLKHEGVKVGKIAGHQVQIDRAAAMRRFKKKELSLLMVTDVAARGLDIENLPAVINYDIPRDATTYTHRVGRTGRMGQAGFVISLGDDHDIRNLKKILRELDQPAEKLAIANRQIMTATKARQVAERAAGEEAAEAPVVEEASPKATSRNIKTRKAEAKATPNAPAKPKKKGKKKHLKRKGKPRAKKSK; encoded by the coding sequence ATGAACGATTTATTTCAACAACATTTTCAAGAAAAGGGCTTTAAGCAGCTAACTTTAATTCAAGAGCGGGTTGCCGAACCGCTCCGGGCGGGGGAAGCAGTTTTAGGACTTTCCCCAACTGGCTCCGGAAAGACCTTGGCGTTTGCTTTGCCATTAATGGAAAAAGTAATTCCGGGCAACGGCCCCCAACTGTTGGTTTTGGCGCCTTCCCAAGAATTGGCGATTCAAACTACCGACGTTTTTCGCGAATGGGCAAGTCTAATTAATTTAAAAACGACGTCCATCACCGGTGGGGCGAACGTGCAACGCCAGATTGAACGGTTGAAAAAGAAGAAGCCCGAGATTATCGTAGGAACTCCCGGACGAGTGTTGACCTTAATCAACGAGCGGCACTTAAAGGTTAAGGATATCCAAAGCCTAGTGATTGATGAAGCTGACGAAATTTTGACGGGGGAAGCCCTTGAAGACGTGCGTCAGATTGAAGATCAGTTGCCTAGTGACGTCCAATTGAGTTTCTTTTCGGCAACTAATGACCTTGCAATAGATGATTTGCAAACGTGGTTTGGCGTGACGCCGCAAGTGATTGACGTTCGGGCCGAAGATCAGACCCGGGGTGCGGTGCAACACGGTTGGATAACTGCTTCGCCGAAGAATAAACCACAAATTTTACGCCAATTAAGTCGGGTAAAGAAGTTCCAAGGTTTGGTATTCTTTAACCACGTAGCAACGATGGAAAAAATTACCGCCCTTTTGAAGCACGAAGGCGTTAAGGTCGGCAAAATTGCGGGGCACCAGGTACAAATTGACCGGGCTGCGGCAATGCGGCGGTTTAAGAAGAAGGAACTTTCCTTACTGATGGTGACTGACGTTGCAGCCCGGGGCTTGGATATTGAAAACCTCCCGGCCGTAATTAACTACGACATTCCGCGGGATGCCACTACCTACACTCACCGGGTCGGCCGGACTGGCCGCATGGGCCAAGCCGGATTCGTGATTAGTTTGGGAGACGATCACGATATTCGAAACTTAAAGAAAATCTTGCGGGAGTTGGACCAACCGGCGGAAAAATTGGCAATTGCCAACCGTCAGATTATGACCGCCACAAAAGCACGGCAAGTTGCTGAGCGAGCAGCTGGAGAAGAAGCTGCGGAGGCGCCGGTGGTTGAAGAAGCCTCACCAAAAGCAACTTCCCGGAACATTAAAACCCGTAAAGCAGAGGCTAAGGCGACGCCAAATGCGCCAGCTAAGCCGAAGAAAAAGGGCAAGAAGAAGCATTTAAAACGCAAGGGTAAGCCCCGCGCCAAAAAATCAAAATAA
- a CDS encoding LCP family protein, producing the protein MRRERKRASHTVRNTILIVLAIILLGGIFYGVRKYQNVKNAVDSTYSSAGIKKQRNTADLVANKKPISILLMGTDTGALGRSYKGRTDSMMVVTINPKTNKTTITSIPRDLGVTIPGYEEKSPSKINAAYAFGQAGTAIRAVQSVFNIPIDYYVLVNMGGMQKVVDEVGGVDITPTLSFTYEGYTFKKGVKTHMDGKKALAYSRMRYDDPQNDYGRQTRQRAVLTAILGKSSSVSALLNKDFIDSIANETQTDFTFGNLVDLAKNYRTASKNIEETHAQGSGQMVNGQSMEIVSHTELQRVTDFIRKGLGLKHAETGTAALSANGAANVSNSQVESENINAGN; encoded by the coding sequence ATGCGTAGAGAACGTAAAAGAGCGTCGCACACGGTGCGCAATACAATTTTAATTGTTTTAGCAATTATTTTGCTTGGTGGAATATTCTATGGGGTGCGTAAGTACCAGAATGTCAAAAATGCGGTCGACAGCACTTATAGTAGTGCTGGGATCAAGAAACAACGGAATACCGCCGATTTAGTTGCTAACAAGAAGCCGATTTCGATTTTGTTGATGGGAACGGATACCGGAGCCCTCGGTCGTTCGTATAAGGGACGGACCGATAGTATGATGGTGGTCACGATTAATCCCAAGACAAATAAGACAACGATTACTAGTATCCCGCGGGACTTAGGAGTGACCATCCCGGGTTACGAAGAAAAATCACCGTCTAAAATCAACGCTGCTTACGCGTTTGGACAAGCGGGGACCGCAATTCGAGCGGTACAATCCGTATTCAATATCCCAATTGATTACTATGTTTTAGTTAACATGGGTGGAATGCAAAAGGTTGTTGACGAAGTTGGCGGGGTTGACATTACTCCAACGCTCAGCTTTACGTATGAAGGTTACACCTTTAAGAAGGGCGTAAAAACCCACATGGATGGGAAAAAGGCGTTGGCCTACTCCCGGATGCGTTATGACGATCCGCAAAATGATTACGGGCGTCAGACTAGACAAAGGGCAGTATTAACTGCTATCCTTGGCAAGAGCAGTTCGGTTTCTGCATTGCTTAATAAAGATTTTATCGATTCGATTGCTAACGAAACCCAAACCGACTTTACGTTTGGTAACTTAGTGGACTTGGCGAAGAATTACCGGACCGCATCGAAGAACATTGAAGAGACTCATGCGCAAGGCAGTGGTCAAATGGTCAATGGACAATCGATGGAAATTGTTTCCCATACTGAATTACAGCGGGTGACTGATTTCATAAGAAAGGGTCTCGGATTAAAGCACGCTGAAACCGGCACTGCGGCGTTATCGGCCAACGGAGCTGCTAACGTAAGCAACAGCCAAGTTGAAAGTGAAAATATTAATGCAGGGAATTAA
- a CDS encoding preprotein translocase, YajC subunit, yajC, whose product MADKEKVDEKKPFDVGDEVTVKKTDLLPTGFAGTVGKVYENSILIEIDPASVANSRSEELHDLHGRVVVRMSEATKKA is encoded by the coding sequence ATGGCGGATAAGGAAAAAGTTGACGAAAAGAAACCATTTGATGTAGGCGACGAAGTGACGGTCAAGAAAACTGATCTGCTACCAACCGGTTTTGCAGGAACCGTTGGAAAAGTCTATGAAAACTCAATTTTAATTGAAATTGATCCGGCTAGTGTTGCAAATTCGCGTTCGGAGGAACTACACGATTTGCATGGTCGGGTTGTAGTACGGATGAGCGAAGCAACTAAAAAAGCTTAA